The following coding sequences lie in one Megalodesulfovibrio gigas DSM 1382 = ATCC 19364 genomic window:
- the mutS gene encoding DNA mismatch repair protein MutS, which yields MTQTPSQYPGNVPSSSAAPPKKLTPMFEQYLSIKEQYPDALLFYRMGDFYELFFEDAETAARELSITLTSRNPNDASRIPMAGVPHHSAKDYLARLLEKGYKVAICDQVEDPRQAKGLVKRAVTRVLTPATVLEDESLDAKEETFLAALFWNDRTDTGALAWAEFSTGEWTGFESKKEQELWQWVHKLRPRELLIADGPAALHKEMRAFLDEGISLVPMPAKAYFDHAAAVARLLKAQRVTDLAVLDLTDKPELARCLGAILAYLEHTQLQEATHLAPFAPLDRSRHLLVDEITERNLELFVRLDGKKGPGSLWHAIDRTITPMGGRLLRQRMRQPWREMTPILDTQAMVAFFHDQDGLRQETAQALKAVGDLERLSTRVCLGRSMPRDLTGLRQSLAGLPHLRGLLTAAAPPPALAKLLDRWDDLGDCFDLLHRALTDSPPPTITDGGLIRPDFQPELTELADLADHGEEKLKALLAAEQAAHALPRLKLGYNRVFGHYFELPAAASKQAPAHWERRQTLANCERYVTAELKSLEQKLLSATEQRNALEHKIFLEIRDRMAQARPRLLFMADALAGIDYWQGLAETARRWDWTRPTLHDGLALRIIAGRHPVVEAVQGASSFIPNDLDLDDDRRILLITGPNMAGKSTVLRQTALIVLLAQMGGYVPAREARIGLVDRVFSRVGASDNLAQGRSTFMVEMTETARILRQATRRSLVILDEIGRGTATFDGLALAWAVVEDLARRQGGLRTLFATHYHELTSLEGRIPGVRNCNIAVKEYGGEIIFLRRLVPGPADKSYGVEVARLAGVPPRVVHRARELLQILEKQGGEGRARFVEQMACPAMLPGMEPPPLPGPAAPAVSPQALELRKALQALDVEHLTPVQALTLLHDWKQRWGKPD from the coding sequence ATGACACAAACTCCTTCGCAGTATCCCGGTAACGTCCCCTCGTCTTCCGCAGCCCCCCCCAAAAAACTCACCCCCATGTTCGAGCAGTACCTCTCCATCAAGGAGCAGTACCCGGACGCCTTGTTGTTTTACCGCATGGGGGACTTCTACGAACTCTTTTTCGAGGACGCCGAAACCGCCGCCCGCGAGCTGTCCATCACCCTCACCAGCCGAAATCCCAACGACGCCTCGCGCATTCCCATGGCCGGCGTGCCCCACCACAGCGCCAAGGACTACCTGGCCCGGCTGCTGGAAAAGGGCTACAAGGTGGCCATCTGCGATCAGGTGGAAGACCCCCGCCAGGCCAAGGGGCTGGTCAAACGCGCCGTCACCCGCGTGCTCACGCCGGCCACGGTGCTGGAGGACGAATCCCTGGACGCCAAGGAAGAAACCTTCCTGGCGGCCCTGTTCTGGAACGATCGCACGGACACCGGCGCCCTGGCCTGGGCCGAGTTCTCCACCGGCGAGTGGACGGGGTTCGAGTCCAAGAAAGAGCAGGAGCTCTGGCAGTGGGTGCACAAGCTGCGCCCCCGGGAGCTGCTCATTGCCGACGGCCCCGCGGCCCTGCACAAGGAAATGCGGGCCTTTCTGGATGAAGGCATCAGCCTCGTGCCCATGCCGGCCAAGGCCTACTTCGACCATGCCGCCGCCGTCGCCCGCCTGCTCAAGGCCCAGCGCGTGACGGACCTTGCCGTGCTGGACCTGACGGACAAGCCCGAGCTCGCGCGCTGCCTGGGCGCAATCCTGGCCTATCTGGAGCACACCCAGCTCCAGGAGGCCACGCACCTGGCTCCCTTTGCCCCGCTGGACCGTTCCCGTCATCTGCTGGTGGACGAGATCACCGAACGCAATCTGGAACTCTTCGTCCGCCTGGACGGCAAAAAGGGTCCCGGCAGTCTGTGGCACGCCATTGACCGCACCATCACCCCCATGGGCGGCCGGCTGCTGCGCCAGCGCATGCGCCAGCCCTGGCGGGAGATGACCCCCATCCTGGACACCCAGGCCATGGTGGCCTTTTTTCATGACCAGGACGGCCTGCGCCAGGAGACGGCCCAGGCCCTCAAGGCCGTGGGCGATCTGGAACGCCTCTCCACCCGCGTCTGCCTGGGGCGGTCCATGCCGCGGGATCTCACGGGCCTGCGCCAGAGCCTGGCCGGCCTGCCGCACCTGCGCGGCCTGCTGACCGCGGCCGCCCCGCCGCCGGCCCTGGCAAAGCTGCTGGACCGCTGGGACGATCTGGGCGACTGCTTCGACCTCCTGCACCGCGCCCTGACGGATTCGCCGCCGCCCACCATCACCGATGGCGGCCTCATCCGCCCGGACTTCCAGCCCGAGCTGACCGAGCTGGCGGACCTGGCCGACCATGGCGAGGAAAAGCTCAAGGCACTGCTGGCCGCAGAACAGGCCGCCCACGCCCTGCCCCGGCTCAAGCTGGGGTACAACCGCGTCTTCGGCCACTATTTCGAGCTCCCCGCCGCCGCCAGCAAGCAGGCGCCGGCCCACTGGGAACGCCGCCAGACCCTGGCCAACTGCGAACGCTACGTCACCGCGGAGCTCAAATCCCTGGAGCAGAAGCTGCTCTCGGCCACGGAGCAACGCAACGCCCTGGAGCACAAGATCTTTCTGGAGATTCGGGACCGCATGGCCCAGGCCCGGCCGCGGCTGCTGTTCATGGCCGACGCCCTGGCCGGCATCGACTACTGGCAAGGCCTGGCCGAGACCGCCCGCCGCTGGGACTGGACCCGCCCCACCCTGCACGATGGCCTGGCCCTGCGCATCATCGCCGGCCGCCATCCCGTGGTGGAGGCCGTGCAAGGCGCGTCCAGCTTCATCCCCAACGATCTGGATCTGGACGACGACCGCCGCATCCTGCTCATCACCGGGCCGAACATGGCCGGCAAGTCCACGGTGTTGCGGCAGACGGCCCTCATCGTCCTGCTGGCCCAGATGGGCGGGTACGTCCCGGCCCGGGAGGCGCGCATCGGTCTGGTGGATCGCGTCTTTTCCCGCGTGGGGGCCTCGGACAATCTGGCCCAGGGCCGCTCCACCTTCATGGTGGAAATGACCGAGACCGCCCGCATCCTGCGGCAGGCCACCCGGCGCAGTCTGGTCATCCTGGACGAGATCGGCCGCGGCACCGCCACCTTCGACGGCCTGGCCCTGGCCTGGGCCGTGGTGGAGGATCTGGCCCGCCGCCAGGGCGGTCTGCGCACCCTCTTCGCCACCCATTATCACGAGCTGACCTCCCTGGAAGGCCGCATCCCCGGCGTGCGCAACTGCAACATCGCGGTCAAGGAATACGGCGGGGAGATCATCTTCCTGCGGCGTCTGGTTCCTGGTCCGGCAGACAAAAGTTACGGCGTGGAGGTGGCCCGCCTGGCCGGCGTGCCGCCGCGGGTGGTGCACCGGGCGCGGGAACTGCTGCAGATTCTGGAAAAACAGGGCGGCGAGGGTCGGGCGCGGTTCGTGGAGCAGATGGCCTGCCCGGCCATGCTGCCGGGCATGGAACCGCCGCCGTTGCCCGGGCCGGCGGCTCCTGCCGTGTCTCCCCAGGCCCTGGAACTGCGCAAGGCGCTGCAGGCGCTGGATGTGGAGCACCTCACCCCTGTGCAGGCCCTGACCCTGCTGCACGACTGGAAACAGCGCTGGGGCAAGCCCGACTGA
- a CDS encoding tetratricopeptide repeat protein: MPMRWRWWRFPAAALPGRSLRPAIATPRQWGDPSGAADDSSSAAPSAKLPFPPPDDLQAVQDELARMLTLDPAAIEPCFALATLHRSQGEPQRALTVRRRLAHRPGLDKGQRARLQYEIGRDLLRLGELGKALEAFEVAQLILPRSQAVRLALADCTLRLGKAKEAARLFAEAGRKDLQAHALARHAQALLLAGECSHARRHASRAAALAPTLPEGWLVLVREAAVSRNWARLARQLRKGMHAVTPRLRFALLEALLNPDTPWHDSGKAPAQRPCCLGPASVSDRVHPADNPLRAQAEVVQHILTTPPPPGQPPVAQPADAALCHLAACLCRAGNLQEAAQIWLEKALALEPTFWRARMDLTALALPRQEVEPAFYDAAHTLFSLLTAQPRFACAACGHRSNTLFFQCPRCQSWRRIQCCLH; encoded by the coding sequence ATGCCTATGCGCTGGCGGTGGTGGCGATTTCCTGCGGCAGCCTTGCCGGGCCGGTCCTTGAGGCCAGCCATCGCCACGCCACGGCAGTGGGGTGATCCTTCCGGTGCAGCCGATGATTCGTCGTCGGCTGCACCCTCTGCCAAGCTGCCGTTCCCTCCTCCCGACGATCTGCAGGCTGTGCAGGACGAGCTGGCCCGCATGCTCACCCTGGATCCGGCCGCCATCGAACCCTGCTTTGCCCTGGCCACCCTGCACCGCTCCCAGGGCGAGCCTCAGCGCGCCCTGACCGTGCGCCGACGTCTGGCCCATCGTCCGGGTCTGGACAAAGGCCAACGCGCCCGCCTGCAGTACGAAATTGGCCGCGATCTCCTGCGTCTGGGTGAACTGGGCAAGGCCCTGGAAGCATTCGAAGTCGCGCAGTTGATCCTTCCCCGCAGCCAGGCTGTCCGGCTGGCCCTGGCCGACTGCACCTTGCGTCTGGGCAAGGCCAAGGAGGCCGCCAGACTGTTTGCCGAGGCCGGCCGCAAGGATCTGCAGGCCCATGCCCTGGCCCGGCATGCCCAGGCCCTGCTGCTGGCCGGGGAATGCTCCCATGCCCGCCGCCATGCCTCCCGCGCCGCGGCCCTGGCGCCCACGCTTCCCGAAGGCTGGCTGGTGCTGGTGCGCGAAGCCGCCGTCTCCCGCAACTGGGCACGGCTGGCCCGACAGCTGCGCAAGGGCATGCACGCGGTGACGCCCCGGCTCCGCTTCGCCCTGCTGGAAGCCCTGCTCAACCCGGACACTCCCTGGCACGATTCGGGCAAAGCCCCGGCCCAGCGACCCTGCTGCCTGGGACCGGCCAGTGTTTCAGATCGCGTCCATCCGGCAGACAACCCCCTGCGCGCCCAGGCCGAAGTGGTGCAGCATATCCTGACCACCCCGCCGCCCCCCGGGCAGCCCCCGGTCGCCCAACCTGCGGACGCAGCCCTGTGCCACCTGGCTGCCTGTCTGTGCCGGGCCGGCAATCTGCAGGAAGCCGCCCAGATCTGGCTGGAAAAGGCCCTGGCCCTGGAGCCCACCTTCTGGCGGGCCCGCATGGACCTGACCGCCCTGGCCTTGCCGCGCCAGGAAGTGGAACCGGCCTTCTACGATGCCGCGCACACCCTCTTTTCCCTGCTCACCGCCCAGCCCCGTTTTGCCTGCGCCGCGTGCGGGCATCGGTCCAACACCCTCTTTTTCCAATGCCCCCGCTGCCAGAGCTGGCGGCGCATCCAGTGCTGCCTGCACTGA
- a CDS encoding lipopolysaccharide assembly protein LapA domain-containing protein: MRFIQIFFLIILIFFLMIIYAQNIQTLQQTIALGYDLHWHAWTTPPLKLYFFLLFFFVLGAFSVFFLLVFETLRFKAQASRFKKLAAKLEAEVNSLRTLPSEDAGMGAQGEEQSS, from the coding sequence ATGCGGTTCATTCAAATTTTCTTCCTGATCATCCTGATTTTTTTCTTGATGATCATCTACGCCCAGAACATCCAGACCTTGCAGCAGACCATTGCCCTCGGCTATGATCTGCACTGGCATGCCTGGACCACCCCGCCGCTGAAGCTGTATTTCTTCCTGCTGTTCTTCTTTGTGCTGGGCGCCTTCAGCGTGTTCTTCCTGCTGGTGTTCGAAACCCTGCGCTTCAAGGCCCAGGCCAGCCGCTTCAAGAAGCTGGCTGCCAAGCTGGAAGCCGAAGTGAATTCCCTGCGCACCCTGCCTTCCGAAGATGCAGGCATGGGAGCCCAGGGCGAAGAGCAATCCTCCTAG
- a CDS encoding HIT family protein, with product MDVLWAPWRLDYILGPKPDACVFCLPAHRNEDRERLVLLRGRQAFVIMNKFPYNNGHLMVTPYRHVMRLQDCTRDECNEMMQLLQGCTDILCQHFNPQGVNIGLNLGEAAGAGIREHLHFHLVPRWNGDSSFMAVFSETRVIPEHLLATYDRLTPNFHRLEKDLLEEDPTCGSFKFSS from the coding sequence ATGGATGTCTTATGGGCGCCGTGGCGTCTTGACTACATCCTTGGTCCAAAACCTGACGCATGCGTCTTCTGTTTGCCGGCGCACAGGAACGAGGACAGGGAGCGGCTGGTGCTGCTGCGTGGGCGGCAGGCCTTCGTCATCATGAACAAATTCCCCTATAACAATGGCCATCTCATGGTGACGCCATATCGCCATGTCATGCGGTTGCAAGACTGCACCCGCGACGAGTGCAACGAGATGATGCAGCTGTTGCAAGGCTGCACCGATATTCTCTGCCAGCACTTCAATCCTCAGGGCGTCAACATCGGCCTCAATCTGGGCGAAGCCGCCGGGGCAGGCATCCGCGAGCATCTGCACTTCCATCTCGTGCCTCGCTGGAACGGCGACTCCTCTTTCATGGCGGTCTTTTCGGAGACTCGGGTCATCCCCGAACATCTCCTCGCGACATATGACAGGCTGACGCCCAACTTCCATCGTCTGGAAAAGGACCTTTTAGAGGAGGACCCCACATGCGGTTCATTCAAATTTTCTTCCTGA
- a CDS encoding TIGR00725 family protein codes for MPESGAPGTPDAPVTDAGHARQPRVSVIGPGSCDADVHAAAYALGQGLARLGVAVVTGGLGGVMEAASAGAQSQGGLTIGILPGTRLEDANVYVQVPVVTGISHMRNVLVVLNGDVIVAVEGGWGTLSEFAFARKMGKVVVAMGKWSTLPDAIPAQDPASAVAAVRRQLGAMFPDWAPPHAW; via the coding sequence ATGCCAGAGTCCGGTGCCCCCGGTACGCCCGATGCCCCTGTCACGGATGCCGGACATGCGCGTCAACCGCGCGTGAGCGTGATCGGCCCAGGCAGTTGCGATGCGGACGTCCACGCCGCCGCGTATGCGCTGGGCCAGGGGTTGGCCCGGCTGGGGGTCGCGGTGGTCACGGGAGGCCTGGGCGGCGTGATGGAAGCCGCCTCGGCCGGGGCGCAATCGCAGGGCGGCCTGACCATCGGCATTCTGCCTGGGACCCGGCTGGAAGACGCCAACGTGTATGTACAAGTTCCTGTGGTGACAGGAATTTCCCACATGCGCAACGTGCTGGTGGTGCTCAACGGGGATGTGATTGTGGCTGTGGAAGGAGGCTGGGGCACACTTTCGGAATTTGCCTTTGCCAGAAAAATGGGTAAGGTGGTTGTGGCCATGGGGAAATGGAGCACGCTCCCGGATGCAATACCCGCGCAGGACCCTGCCTCGGCAGTGGCCGCAGTGCGCAGGCAGCTGGGTGCGATGTTCCCTGACTGGGCGCCGCCGCATGCCTGGTGA
- a CDS encoding sulfite exporter TauE/SafE family protein: MEYLVICFACLAVSGLTLFSGFGLGTVLTPVMALFFPVETAVALTAVVHFANNLFKLALFGRAADWKVTLRFGFPAVLASLAGAWVLVRLAHLEPWFVWSIVGRTMDVTPVKLLLGVLIAYFALRELRPRRQGRPYPAAWLPVGGLVSGFFGGLSGNQGAFRSAFLLGAGLTKEAFIATGVVLACVVDVSRLAIYAGLAGTEMVSGNAGLLAAACLSAFLGAFFGGRLLKKMTLDAVRLLVGIMLLTLAAGLVLGVL; the protein is encoded by the coding sequence GTGGAATATCTGGTAATTTGTTTTGCCTGTCTGGCCGTCTCCGGGTTGACACTGTTTTCCGGATTCGGACTCGGCACGGTCCTCACGCCGGTCATGGCCTTGTTTTTTCCCGTGGAGACGGCCGTGGCCCTGACGGCCGTGGTGCATTTTGCCAACAATCTTTTCAAGCTGGCCCTGTTTGGGCGTGCTGCTGACTGGAAGGTGACGCTGCGATTCGGCTTCCCGGCCGTGCTGGCCAGTCTGGCCGGGGCCTGGGTGCTGGTGCGGCTGGCGCATCTGGAGCCCTGGTTCGTCTGGTCCATCGTGGGCCGGACCATGGACGTGACGCCGGTCAAGCTGCTGCTTGGCGTGCTCATTGCGTATTTTGCCCTGCGGGAGCTGCGGCCCAGGCGGCAGGGCCGGCCGTATCCGGCGGCCTGGCTGCCCGTGGGCGGGCTGGTGAGCGGCTTTTTCGGCGGGTTGTCCGGCAACCAGGGGGCCTTCCGCAGCGCCTTTTTGCTGGGGGCAGGATTGACCAAGGAAGCCTTCATCGCCACCGGCGTGGTGCTGGCCTGCGTGGTGGATGTGTCCCGGCTGGCGATCTACGCCGGACTGGCCGGCACGGAGATGGTGTCCGGCAATGCCGGGCTGCTGGCGGCGGCGTGCCTGTCCGCCTTTCTGGGGGCGTTTTTTGGTGGCAGGCTGCTGAAAAAGATGACCCTTGACGCCGTGCGTTTGCTGGTGGGCATCATGCTGCTGACATTGGCGGCAGGGCTGGTGCTGGGCGTGCTGTGA
- the hisA gene encoding 1-(5-phosphoribosyl)-5-[(5-phosphoribosylamino)methylideneamino]imidazole-4-carboxamide isomerase, with protein sequence MQLFPAIDLKDGRCVRLKQGLKDQVTVFSDDPVAMARHWISLGVSWLHLVDLDGAFDGAPRNRGIIEAICALPGAPRLQLGGGIRDLATAAAYLDAGVTRLIIGTMALKEPEAFKALCQAFPGKIGVSLDAADGRLKTKGWVEDAGLTVMDVLPRLEADGAAFVIYTDISRDGMHSGVNFPAMAALVDATSLPVLAAGGVSTMDDLKTLAPLAPRGLEGVISGRAIYEGTLDVAEALAWLAAHE encoded by the coding sequence ATGCAACTCTTTCCCGCCATCGATCTCAAGGACGGCCGCTGCGTGCGGCTCAAGCAGGGACTCAAGGATCAGGTCACCGTCTTTTCCGACGATCCCGTGGCCATGGCCCGGCACTGGATCAGCCTGGGCGTCTCCTGGCTGCATCTGGTGGATCTGGATGGCGCCTTTGACGGCGCCCCCCGCAACCGCGGCATCATCGAGGCCATCTGCGCCCTGCCCGGCGCGCCCAGGCTCCAGCTGGGCGGCGGCATCCGCGACCTGGCCACCGCCGCGGCCTATCTGGATGCCGGCGTCACCCGGCTCATCATCGGCACCATGGCCCTCAAGGAACCCGAGGCCTTCAAGGCCCTGTGCCAGGCTTTCCCCGGCAAGATCGGCGTGTCCCTGGATGCCGCAGACGGCCGCCTGAAAACCAAAGGCTGGGTGGAAGACGCCGGCCTGACGGTGATGGACGTCTTGCCCCGGCTGGAAGCCGACGGCGCGGCGTTTGTCATCTATACCGACATCAGCCGCGACGGCATGCACAGCGGCGTGAACTTCCCGGCCATGGCCGCCCTGGTGGACGCCACCTCCCTGCCCGTGCTCGCCGCCGGGGGCGTCTCCACCATGGACGACCTCAAGACCCTGGCCCCCCTGGCCCCGCGCGGGCTGGAAGGCGTCATCTCCGGCCGGGCCATCTACGAAGGCACCCTGGACGTGGCCGAGGCCCTGGCCTGGCTGGCCGCGCACGAATAG
- the hisB gene encoding imidazoleglycerol-phosphate dehydratase HisB, whose amino-acid sequence MQTRHGHIERNTRETQIALRLVLDGTGTASVSTGWGFADHMLTLLSFWAGFDLEITCTGDLEVDAHHTLEDVGICLGQAFLQALGDRAGIRRVGHAKVPMDEAIADVAVDLSGRPWLVYEDTPLPPAIAGEEKDVWREFFKSFAFAGKFNLHLHFCYGQNGHHLLESACKGLGLALKEAVRIERSGVSSTKGSLD is encoded by the coding sequence ATGCAAACACGTCACGGTCATATAGAACGCAACACGCGGGAGACGCAGATTGCCCTGCGCCTGGTCCTGGACGGGACCGGCACGGCCAGCGTCTCCACCGGCTGGGGTTTTGCCGATCACATGCTTACCCTGCTCTCCTTCTGGGCCGGGTTCGATCTTGAAATCACCTGCACCGGCGACCTGGAAGTGGACGCCCACCACACCCTTGAGGATGTGGGCATCTGCCTGGGGCAGGCGTTCCTCCAGGCCCTGGGAGACCGCGCCGGCATCCGCCGCGTGGGCCACGCCAAGGTGCCCATGGACGAGGCCATTGCCGATGTGGCGGTGGACCTCTCCGGCCGGCCCTGGCTGGTGTACGAGGACACGCCCCTGCCGCCGGCCATTGCCGGAGAAGAGAAGGATGTCTGGCGCGAATTCTTCAAATCCTTCGCCTTTGCCGGCAAATTCAACCTGCATCTGCATTTCTGTTACGGTCAGAACGGCCATCACCTGCTGGAATCCGCCTGCAAGGGGCTGGGGTTGGCCCTCAAGGAAGCCGTCCGCATCGAGCGCAGCGGCGTCTCCAGCACCAAAGGGAGTCTGGATTGA
- a CDS encoding nucleotidyltransferase family protein, which produces MEACVFLAPRLPLPPAMGRQSPFWLLPLANRPLLLRMLEGLTAGGITRCHLLHDPGDLEAIELVRGRLPEDLTVEWMPRGEGTLMETLTRLRGHLGEDFLVLPFPHLTGPSLRRLLDEHHRQRNACTVVAGESNHKPPASAPKLFCCNQAVLGLPATLGCDDFTSLAKALVDAGARVGVCEAGVAVAPLEGLVDFHKCVQRILRKELEGADRPGVRLEAGVFVGRHCTIHPTARLRAPVLLGDGCRIGRDAEIGPGACLAPGTVVERASALRDTVVLGDCVIGPRHHVDRAVIQAGLLIRMPDLAMALAADPHFLGAQPANPPLDILNVLLQRVLAAALLVLCSPLLLVMYALHLAQPRKRLICMATVSGEAREGADGKLRLRRFRMRTFSSQRLFLRHLPSLWDVVMGQLRLVGTEPLPPRSAGLLREPWQRVRFLAPVGLVPPWARLRGIPLTFTQKRVMEQEYTLCRTVRGDLRILCAALLQGLPRQPETKPAARRATNVLCPEHGVQRSSRLGSLL; this is translated from the coding sequence ATGGAGGCCTGCGTCTTCCTCGCACCGCGTCTGCCCCTGCCGCCTGCCATGGGTCGGCAATCCCCTTTCTGGTTGTTGCCCCTGGCCAATCGCCCCCTGCTGCTGCGCATGCTGGAGGGGCTGACCGCCGGCGGCATCACCCGCTGCCATCTGCTGCATGACCCCGGCGACCTGGAAGCCATCGAGCTGGTGCGCGGCCGTCTGCCTGAGGACCTGACCGTGGAGTGGATGCCCCGCGGCGAAGGCACCCTCATGGAAACCCTGACCCGTCTGCGCGGGCACCTGGGCGAAGATTTTCTGGTACTGCCGTTCCCGCATCTCACGGGTCCGTCCTTGCGGCGGCTCCTGGACGAACACCACCGCCAGCGCAATGCCTGCACTGTGGTGGCCGGAGAGTCCAACCACAAGCCGCCCGCCTCCGCCCCCAAGCTGTTCTGCTGCAACCAGGCCGTGCTTGGCCTGCCGGCCACCCTGGGCTGCGACGACTTCACCTCCCTGGCCAAGGCGCTGGTGGATGCCGGGGCCCGCGTGGGTGTGTGCGAGGCAGGCGTTGCCGTGGCGCCCCTGGAAGGCCTGGTGGATTTTCACAAGTGCGTGCAGCGGATCCTGCGCAAGGAGCTGGAAGGCGCAGATCGTCCCGGTGTGCGGCTGGAAGCCGGCGTGTTCGTGGGCCGGCATTGCACCATTCATCCCACGGCCCGCCTGCGCGCCCCGGTGCTGCTGGGGGATGGCTGCCGCATCGGCCGCGATGCGGAGATCGGCCCGGGGGCCTGTCTGGCTCCGGGCACGGTGGTGGAACGGGCCTCGGCCCTGCGCGACACCGTGGTCCTGGGCGATTGCGTCATCGGGCCTCGGCACCACGTGGACCGGGCCGTCATCCAGGCCGGACTGCTCATCCGCATGCCGGATCTGGCCATGGCCCTGGCGGCAGACCCGCACTTTCTTGGTGCGCAGCCGGCGAATCCGCCCCTGGACATCCTGAACGTCCTGCTGCAGCGCGTGCTGGCTGCGGCGCTGCTGGTCCTGTGTTCGCCCCTGCTGCTGGTCATGTATGCCCTGCATCTGGCCCAGCCCCGCAAGCGGCTCATCTGCATGGCCACCGTATCCGGGGAAGCGCGGGAAGGAGCGGACGGCAAGCTGCGGCTACGGCGCTTCCGCATGCGCACCTTCAGTTCCCAGCGGCTGTTTCTGCGACATTTGCCGTCCCTGTGGGACGTGGTGATGGGCCAGCTGCGGCTGGTGGGCACGGAACCGCTGCCGCCGCGTTCCGCCGGGCTGCTGCGCGAACCCTGGCAGCGGGTGCGCTTCCTGGCCCCGGTGGGCCTGGTGCCGCCCTGGGCCAGGCTGCGGGGCATCCCCCTCACCTTTACCCAAAAGCGCGTCATGGAGCAGGAATACACCCTGTGCCGCACCGTGCGCGGGGATCTGCGCATCCTGTGCGCCGCCCTGCTTCAGGGGCTGCCCCGGCAACCTGAGACAAAACCCGCCGCAAGGCGCGCCACGAATGTGCTCTGCCCGGAACACGGCGTGCAGAGAAGCTCCCGCCTTGGGAGTTTGCTTTGA
- a CDS encoding metal-dependent phosphohydrolase codes for MLSRDDALHLLKAQDPDQSLLNHAQASEAVMAALAARLAPGDEDLWSRTGLLHDLDFPHTKSSPAQHGPMAVQLLENALPPHALHAILAHNQEHTGVACEAPIDYALRCAESVTGLVFATALVRPQGFDGMKASSLKKKMKDKAFAANVDRERIRECERLGLSLDEFLAISIDAMRGVACRVGIGVDP; via the coding sequence ATGCTCAGTCGAGACGACGCCCTGCACCTGCTCAAGGCCCAGGATCCGGATCAGTCCCTGCTCAACCACGCCCAGGCCAGCGAAGCCGTCATGGCCGCCCTGGCTGCGCGTCTGGCTCCCGGCGACGAGGATCTCTGGTCCCGCACCGGGCTGCTGCACGATCTGGATTTTCCCCACACCAAAAGCTCCCCGGCCCAGCACGGTCCCATGGCCGTGCAGTTGCTGGAGAATGCCCTGCCCCCCCACGCCCTGCACGCCATCCTGGCCCACAACCAGGAGCACACCGGGGTGGCCTGCGAAGCGCCCATCGATTACGCCCTGCGCTGCGCCGAATCCGTGACCGGGCTTGTGTTCGCCACAGCGCTGGTCAGGCCCCAGGGTTTCGACGGCATGAAGGCGTCCTCCCTCAAAAAGAAAATGAAGGACAAAGCCTTTGCCGCCAATGTGGACCGGGAGCGCATCCGGGAGTGCGAACGGCTGGGGCTCTCCCTGGATGAGTTCCTGGCCATTTCCATTGATGCCATGCGCGGGGTGGCCTGCCGCGTGGGCATCGGCGTGGACCCCTAG